DNA from Longimicrobiaceae bacterium:
CCGGCGCCGCGGGCGCGGCGCCGGTCTCGGGAAGGGGGGCTCTGCTACTTCTCGGTCTCTTCTTCGGTGCCGGTGTTCTTGCGGCGCCGCCGTGCGGCCGCGATCCCCGCCAGCCCCGTCCCCACGAGCGCCATCGTCATCGGCTCGGGGATCACCTCACCCGGAGGAGGAGTCTCACCGCCCGGTCCCGGAGGCCCCGGAGGCCCACCCGGTCCCGGAGGTCCGCCCGGCCCCGGAGGTCCCGGAGGCCCACCCGGTCCCGGCTGCCCGGGCGCTCCCGGTGCTCCGGGCTGACCCGGCGCTCCCGGCTGTCCAGGTGCTCCCGGCGCTCCCGGCGCTCCCGGCGCTCCCGGCTGTCCAGGTGCTCCCGGTGCTCCGGGCTGTCCAGGCGCTCCTGGTGCTCCAGGCGCTCCCGGCTGTCCGGGTGCTCCAGGTGCTCCGGGCTGTCCAGGTGCTCCCGGCGCTCCGGGCGCCCCTGGTGCTCCGGGCTGTCCAGGCGCTCCCGGTGCTCCGGGCGCCCCCGGCTGTCCAGGCGCTCCGGGCTGGCCCGGAGGCCCTGCGGGCCCTGGAGGTCCTGCGGGCCCTGGAGGCCCTGGAGGTCCTTCCGGTCCCGGCTGCGGCTGGCCCTGCGGCGGGTTGTCGCCGCCCACGCCGCCGCCGTCCCCGTCCGTGATGAGGGCGTACCCCGCCAGGCCCAGCAGCGGGATGGACGCCAGGTACCCGAGCCGCGTCCCCGGCCTGGCCACCGGCATGTCCGGGTACATCGGCGGCGGGGTCATCAGCAGGGGCGGCGTCGGCCCGGCCAGGATGGCGGTCCGCGGGGCACGCGACGCGATGTAGCAGACCGAGAGGTCCTTGCAGACCCGGTAGCGGATCGTGTCGGGGGCCAGGGGCTCGGCCGAGGCCGAGTACTCCTCTTCGAGGAAGTTGGCGAACTGGGCCGCCCCGCCCGTCGCCTGGAACGCCGCGCCGGCCGAGACCGGGGCCACTTCCGCTATGGCGTCCCTGCCCAGGGAGGTGTAGGCTCCCTGCAACACCTCTCCGAGATCCGACCGGGCGGCGACCTCCTTCGCCACGAGGGCGAGGAGTCCGATCCCGCCACCTACGGCAAAGAGTGCGAACGATGCTGCACGGCGCATGACGTACCTCCTGCGGTGACGGACCAGTGTCCTGGCATCCGCGTGTGCTATGAAACCTCTCCCGGAACCCGGGCCGCCCGCCGATCCTCCGGCCGGACCCGTGCTCCCCACGCATGTTCCATCCCGGCAAAACGTGTACCGGAAAAACGCGTGGCCCCTCCACCCGGGAGAGCCGCCGATTCACCCGCCCGCCTCACCCGCCCCGGCGGTCAGGTGCTCCCCCTTGAAGACCCGGAACAGGTACCAGAGCGAGGGGAGGAGGAGCCCGATTCCCCAAGGGATAGGGTCCGGAGCAGGCAGCGGAGCGCGGCCGGGTGCCCTGCCGCGCCGCCAGCTTGGCCGGCTGGTACTCCGCCACGTCCTTGGCGCTCAGGTCTCCGCTGAGCGGCTGCAGGAGCGCGGGGATTGTCGCGTGCCGCCCCCCCGCCGTACGTTCCCACAAGCTGGTCTCCGTGCCCCCACGCGCGCTCGGGAGATCTCCCGATCGTCGGTGGGGCGACCTCCCGATCCCCACGCCGCCCGGCCATGAACGTCGCCCACAACCTGGAGCGCTCCGCCCGCCTCTTCCCCGACGCCCCCGCCCTGGTGTTCGAGGGGCGCGCTCTCTCCTACGGCGAGATGGAGGAGCGGACCGGACGGGCGGCGCACGCGCTGGAGGCGCTCGGCGTCCGTCCCGGCGACCGGGTGGCGCTCTTCCTCCCCAACGTCCCGGAGTTCGCGATCGCCTACCTGGCGGCGATGAAGGCCGGCGCGGTGGCGGTCTCCGTGAACGCGCTGCTCACGACGGAGGAGGTCCGCTACGTCCTGGAGGACAGCGGCGCGCGGGTGCTCTTCACCGCACCGGAGCTGCTGGACACGGTGGCACTCCTGCGCGGAAGTGTGGAATCGCTGCAACACCTGGTGCTCTGCGGGGACGCCGTTCCGGGAGAGGCGACGCTCGACGGCCTTTCGGCGGGCCGGCCGGCGGAGTACCGCGCCCGGGAGATGGAGCCGGACGACCCGGCGGCCATCCTGTACACCTCCGGGACCACGGGGAAGCAGAAGGGCGCCACCCTCTCGCACGGCAACGTGGTCTCCAACTATCACGCCACGCGCCACTGCGTGGGCTCCCGCCCCGGCGACCGGCACGCGCTCTTCCTCCCGCTCTTCCACTGCTTCGGGCAGAACTTCATCCTGAACGCGGCGCTCGCCTCGGGCGGCACCGTGCTCCTGCACCGCCGCTTCGACCCGGAGTCCACGCCGGCGGCGCTCCGGGCGGGGGGTATGACGCACCTGTACGCCGTCCCCACCATCTACATCTACCTGCTGAACGCAGGCGCCGCCCCGGGGGACCTCCCGGCGCTGCGCTACTGCTTCTCCGCCGCGGCCACCCTCCCCGTGGAGGTGGAGCGGCGCTGGGAGGAGCGCTTCGGCCTCCCGGTGTTCGAGGGGTACGGCCTCACCGAGACCTCGCCCTTCGCCGCGTACAACCACGAGTTCGCGCACCGGCCGGGCTCCATCGGGACGCCCGTGGAGAGCGTGGAGATGCGGGTGGAGGGTCCGGACGGGCGCGAGATGCCGGACGGTGAGTGGGGGGAGATCTGCATCCGCGGGCCCAACGTGATGCTGGGGTACTGGAACCGCCCGGAGGAATCGGCCCAGGCGCTGCGCGGCGGGTGGTTCCACTCCGGCGACGTGGGCTACCGCGACGCGGACGGGTTCTTCTACCTGGTGGACCGGGTCAAGGACATGATCAACGCCGCCGGCTTCAAGGTGTGGCCCCGCGAGGTGGAGGAGGTGCTCTATGCGCACCCGGCCGTACGGGAGTGCGCCGTGGTGGGGCTGCCGGACCCGGTCAAGGGCGAGACGGTGGCCGCGTTCGTGGTGCTCCGGCTGGGCGAGGGGTGGACGGAGACGGACGCCGTGGCCTACTGCCGCGAGCGCATGGCGGCGTACAAGGTGCCGCGCGAGGTGCGCTTCGTGGAGACCATCCCCAAGAGCGCCACCGGGAAGATCCTGAAGCGGGTGCTGCGGGAGGAGGGGGCCTGAGTCCGTGCCCGGATCCCGCGTATGGGCTGCCTGCGGCTTCTCGCGCCGCACGACGTTCTACCGATCGGGGCCGGCAGCGGTTAACGTTGTCCCATGCCAACGCCCGTGAGCACCAAGGAGCAGGTGATCGAGCGGATCCGCAGCGCAGAGGAGCGGATCCGTGCGCTCGGCGTCCGGCGAATCGCCCTGTTCGGCTCCTTCGTTCGTGGAGACCCGGGCCCCGACAGCGACGTGGACCTGCTCGTCCAGTTCGATCCCGAACGGAAGAGCTTCGACAACTTCATGGCGCTGTTCGACCTGATGGAGGACATTCTCCAGCGTCGTGTCGAGCTGGTCACGACGGAAGCACTCAGCCCCTTCATCGGCCCCCACATCCTGCACGAGGCGGAGGATGTACTTCGGGCCGCGTGAGTACCTGCAGCACATTCTCGCCGAAGCCGACTACCTGCTGAAGCACAGCGAAGGTCTCGCAGAAGAGGCGTTTCTGGCGGACGAAACGCTGCAGCGGGCCTTCGTGCGAAGCATCGAGGTGATCGGGGAGGCCACCAAGAGCCTCCCGGAGGACTTCCGGCGGCAGCATCCCGAGGTGGAGTGGCGGGCCATGGCCGGGATGCGCGACCGCTTGATCCACGGCTACTTCGGCGTGGACTACAGCATCGTCTGGGGGGTCGTCACGACCAGGATCCCGGCCCTCCAGAGGGAAGTCGAGCGCATTCTTCGCCAGGTGGGCGGTTCCGTCCCGTAGAGCCGCACTCCGATTCTCCGACAGAGAGTGCATGGACCTTGGGCTGAGTGGTAGCGTAGCGGTCGTCGGCGGGGCGAGCCGCGGCATCGGAAAGGCCATCGCGGCGGCGCTGGCGGCGGAGGGGTGCGCCGTGGCCCTCTGCGCGCGCGGCGCGGAGGAGCTGGAGAGGGCCGCCGACGAGGTCGGGGCGCTGAACGGCGGGCGCGTACTCCCCGTCGCCCTGGACCTGACGGAGCCGGACGCGGCGGGCGAGCTCGTGGGACGCGCGGCCGACGCCTTCGGCGGGGTGGACGTGCTGGTGAACAACCTGGGCGGGAACCGCCGCAAGCCGTTCGAGGAGACGACGGACCGGGACTGGCACGAGCTGCTGGAGCTGAACCTCCTCGCCGGCCTCCGCCTCTCCCGGCACGCCATCCCCCGGATGCGGGAGCGGGGCGGCGGCTCCATCGTGTTCATCGCCTCGCTCTTCGGGCGGGAGGCCGGCGGGCCGGGCCTCTCCCTCTACAACGCGAGCAAGTCCGCCGTGATCAGCGCGGCCAAGGTCATGGCGCTGGAGCTGGCCGCGGAGGGGATCCGGGTCAACAGCGTCGCCCCGGGCTCCATCCGCTTCCCCGGCGGGAGCTGGGACCGGCGCGTCCGGGAGGACCCGGAGGCGATGGAGCGCTTCGTCGCGAGAGCCTCCCGCTGGGCCGCTTCGGGACCGCGGAGGAGGTGGCGAGCCTGGTGGCCTACCTGGCCTCCCCCCGCGCCAGCCTGATCACCGGCGCCTGCCTCGCCGCGGACGGGGGGCAGGGCCGCTCGCTGATCTGAGCTCCCCGAAAGTCTACGCCGTCGCGCCGCCGCAGCTCGACCCCGCGCCGGCGGTGCAGCCGTAGCAGTGCGGCCCCAGGACGATCTCCCGGTTCGCCAGCGCGGCCAGGTCGAAGTCGAAGACGGTGCGCGGCGCCGTGGGGTGCACCGGGAGCTCCAGCATCTGGTTGAAGTCGCAGTCGTAGAGCGTCCCGTCCCACGCCACCGAAAGGGTGTTGCGGCACATCACCCCCGCCGCGGCGGCCGGGTTGAAGGCGGCCACCAGCCGCTCCATGTACTCCTCCAGCTTGCCGGTCTCCTCCAGGTGCTCCAGGAAGCGGGAGATGGGCATGTTGGTGATGGTGTACAGCCGGTTGAACTCGATCCCGTACAGCCGGCGGAGCTGCTGCCGCCAGTCGCGCTCCAGCGACGCCTGGCTCCCCGGGAGGAAGGTCCCCACCGGGTTGGTCACCAGGTCCAGCACCAGCCCGGTTCCCTCCTGACCGTACCCCACCGCGTTCAGGCGCCGCAGCGCCTCCACCGACTGCTCGAACACCCCGTCGCCGCGCTGCGCGTCGGTGTTCCGCTGGCGGAAGTGCGGGAGCGACGCCACCACCTCCACCCCGTGCTCCGCGAAGAACTCCGGGAGGTAGGCGTAGTTGGGGAGCAGCGTGATGGTGAGGTTGCAGCGGTCCAGCACCCGCTTCCCCGCCGCCCGCGAGCGGGTCACCAGCTCCCGCCACCGCTTGTGCAGCTCCGGCGCGCCGCCGGTGACGTCCACCACGGGGACGTCGGTGCCCTCGACGATCTCCAGCACCCGGTCCATCACCGCGTCCGGCATCATCTCCGTGCGGTCCGGCCCGGCGTCCACGTGGCAGTGGAGGCACGTCTGGTTGCACTTGCGCCCCACGTTCACCTGCAGGATCTCGATCCCGGTGGCGCGCAGCGGGAAGAGGGCCGCGCCCTCCAGCGCCTCCTCGAAGCCGCGCGCCAGCGGGACCCGCGCGAGCGCTCCGCGCTGCGCGCGCGCGGAAGCGAGGGCCGCGCGGCGCTTCTGCAGGGTGGGGAGCACGCGCGTCACGTCACATCCCCAGCTTCTCGGCGTGGCCGCGCATCTGGATGCCGTGCACCAGCGAGGCCCCGCCGCGGATGGCGGCCGCCACGTGCACCGCCTCGGTCATCTGCTCCAGGTCGGCCCCCTTCTGCAGGCAGTCGCCGGAGTACGCGTCGATGCAGTACGGGCACTGCACCGCGTGGGCGACCGCCAGCGCGATCAGCGACTTCTCCCGCTCGGAGAGCGCCCCTTCCGCGAAGACGGCGTTGTACCAGGCGAAGAACTTCTCCCCCAGCTCCGGGGCGTCCCTGCCGATCTCCCCGAAGCGGGGGAGGTGCTGCGCGTCGTAGTAGTGCGTGTGCATCGGGTCCCGGGTGCGTGGTTCGTCCTGCGGTTGCGGAGGAGGGAAAGAAACGTTCCACCGGGCCCCCGGTGGAACGTTTCCCCTTCCGTCACATGATACGCCCGCGGCCCCCGGAGCGGATCTCCCGGGGCGCGAGGTCAGCCCTGCTGCACGACTGCGGCGGGGCGGCGGTCGCGGAGCCGCTTCAGGTAGCTGCGGATCCGGGCGGCGTTGGCGCCGGCGTCCCCTCGCCCCACGCGCGAGAGGGAGCGCACGTCCACGCGGGAGATCCCGTTGGCCGTGGTCACGCGGATCGCCACGTCGTCCTTGAAGCCGAACCAGCGGGTCTCCGCCGTGGCCTCGATCCGCCCCTGCTCCTTGTCCGCGGCGACGATCTCCCACCCCATCAGGCGGGCGACGGCGAGGGCGTCGTCGAACACCACCGAGGGCGGAGCGGTGAGCAGGAGCGGCTGGACGTCCGGGTAGGCCCGGCGCTGCTGCTCGGCCACCGTCTCCCCCTCGTACGCCACCGGGTTGGGGGCGTCCGCCCGTAGCGGCGCCACGGCGACGAAGGCCGGCGGGTTGCGCGTGTCGGTGGTGATGTCGTGGATCGGCGGCGCGCCCGCGGCGCTCCGGCGGAAGCTCCACGGCACCGCGAAGGCCGCGATGGCGATCGCCAGCCCGGCCACGGCGAGCCAGCGGCCGTTCATCTTCCAGCTGCGGACCACCGCGACCGCGCAGACGACGGCGGCCAGGATGCCCAGGTACGCGCCCCAGCGGAGCAGGGAGAACCCGGTGCGGAAGTCCCACCACCCCCAGCGGCTCCCCGGCCCCGCCAGGAGGACCATCAGGCCGGCCAGGAGCGCCAGCGCGAAGGCGGCAACGGCGAGGCGGGAGAGCGGGCGCTCCTCCGCGAGCGCCGCGAGGTCCGTGTGTCCGGGCTTGTGACGCTGGTAGGTCGTCATGGCACGTCTCCGGGCTTGGGGGTGCGGAGCTTCCGGACCGCCACCGGGAGGAGGGCCAGGAGGCCCAGGAGCCCCAGCGCGGTCAGGACCTGCGGGGAAAGGAGCTGGTCGGGAGACTGGATCCGGCCCAGCGATTCGCCGAGGTTGGCGAAGACGAAGGTTCCGGGGAGGATCCCCACGGCGGTCGCGGCGACGTAGGTGCGGGTGCGCACGGGGGTGAACGCCGGGACCAGGTTGGCGAGCCAGAAGGGGACGACGGGGACCAGGCGCAGGAAGAGGAGGTAGCTCACCGCGTCCCGCTCGAACCCCTCCATCAGGCGATGCGCCCGGGGGCCCAGCTTCCGCCGCGCCGCGTCCGCGAACAGGTGGCGCGCCGCCAGGAAGACCAGGGTGGCGCCCAGCGTGGCCGCGGCGGCGATCAGCAGCGTCCCCACCCACCGCCCGAAAAGGAACCCCACGGCCAGCGAGGCCACCGCCGCCCCCGGCACGCTGAGCGCCACGATGGCCACGTACGCCAGGAACACCCCCGCCAGCGCGGCGGCGCGGTGCGCCCGGGCGTAGGCCAGCAGCTCGTCGCGGTGCTCCCTCAGCGTCTCGAAGCGGAGCCATTCGTGGCCCCCCAGCGCGAAGAAGGCGGCGATCCCGGCCACGAACACGCCCAGGATCAGGTACCGGCGCCAGCGCCCGCGCGGCTCGTCGGGCTCCTCCGCGTCGAGGGCCCTCCCGTCTTCGGCGGCTGTGCGGAGCAGACCCGTCATTCGGCCTCCGGGCGGACCGGCGAATCGAGCGGAAGTCGCCGTGCGAGCGGGTTCGGTCACAATCTAGCACGCCCCCCAGGAAGCGCAAACGCACGCGGGCGTTGAGCCGCCGGGGCCCGCGTGTTACTCTCCCCTGCGGTCCTGCCCGACTCCCGCACTTCGCACCTCGCACTCCCGTACCTCCCATGTCCTCCGAAGCCACCGACCGCCACCACGCCCTCGCCGCCGGCCGCGGCCCCGTCCCCCTCGCCATCGTGACGGTGAGCGACTCGCGCACCCCGGAGACGGACACCAACGCCGAGTTCCTGCGGGAGCGGATCCGGGCGGCGGGGCACGCGGTGGCGGGGTACCGGCTGATCCGCGACGAGCCGGAGCAGGTGGCGGCGGCGCTGGAGGAGATGGCCTCGGGCGGGGCGCGCGTGGTCCTGTTCAACGGCGGGACCGGGATCTTCCCGCGCGACACCACCTACGACGTGCTCGCCCGAATGCTGGAGAAGACGCTCCCCGGCTTCGGGGAGCTGTTCCGGATGCTGAGCTGGGAGCAGGTGGGCGCGGCGGCGATGCTGTCCCGCGCGACGGCGGGGACCTTCCGGGGGCGGGTGGTCTTCTCCGTCCCCGGCTCCCCCGCCGCCGTGCGCCTGGCGTGGGAGCGGCTGATCGAGCCGGAGCTGGAGCACCTGGCCTGGGAGCTCGTGCGCTGAGGGCAATGCCCGGCCGCGCCGGGAGGGGCGAGTCCGGCTGTATCTCGCGTGGAGGTCGGCGGGGGGAGGCTCCTCCGGCGGTGCGAAACTCGCCCGGCCGGCGGAGCGAGAGGTCAGTGCAGCACGGGCTCACACAGACGCACCGCCTGCGGAGCCTCCCCCCACCTCCCGGCCAGCCTCTCCGTTTCTCCCGAATTCGGTTAGATTCGAGTTTCACACCCACACCCGCGTGAGGGATGCGAGCCCGAAGGGGCGAGACCGGCGTAGTTTGCCGGGCTCGCCGCCGTTGAGCACGGTCGTATCGTGCTCTACGGCGCCGCAGCCCGACCCCCACGAGAGTGGGGGCACGCCCGAACCCTGCAGTTTCTCCGCACGCCCTGCATGAAGCCACCTCTCTACGCACTCGCCCTGCTGCTCCTGGCCGTCCCCGCCGCCGCGCAGGGCTCCATCACCCTGAAAACCCCGCCGCAGAGCGCCAAGGTCTATGCGCGCGACGGGTCGCTGATCGCCGAGATCGGCCCGCAGGCGCGCACCTGGGTGCCGCTCTCCTCGCTCCCCCGCTACGTCCCGCGCGCCTTCGTGGCGGTGGAGGACCGGCGCTTCTACGAGCACGGCGGGGTGGACCCGGTGGGGATCGCCCGCGCCCTGAAGAGCAACCTGGAGGGAGACCGCGAGGGCGCCTCCACCATCACCCAGCAGCTCATCGGGACCATGTACCCGGAGCGGGTGGACCGGCGGCAGATGACGCTGGAGCGCAAGGTCCGGGAGGCGGAGCTGTCGCTGGAGCTGGAGCGCAGGTACGGCAAGGACCGCATCCTGGAGTCGTACCTCAACTGGATCTACTTCGGGCACGGGTGGTTCGGGATCGAGGCCGCCGCCCGGCACTACTTCGGCAAGGGGGCGGCGAAGCTCACCATCGAGGAGACGGCGATGCTCGCGGCGCTCCCCAAGGGGGCGGGCGTGTACTCGCCCAAGATCAACCCGCAGCGGGCGCTGGAGCGGCGCAACCTGGTCCTGGACGTCATGGCCGAGAACGGCGTCGTCACCCGCGCCGAGGCCGCCGCGGCCAAGCAGAAGCCCATCCGCCTGGCGCCCAACCACGGCTACTCCGCCCGCCCGCCGTACGTGATCGAGCAGGTGCGGCAGTTCCTGGCCGAGAGGCACGGCCCCCGCTTCGGGGAGATGGGGCTGCGCGTCTGGACCACGCTGGACCCGGTGGCGCAGAACGCGGCGGACAGCGCGCTGGCGGCCGGGCTGCTGCGGGCCGAGCGGCAGCCCTGGTTCCGCGGGCCCCGGTACGGCACCCCCGCGGCGAAGCC
Protein-coding regions in this window:
- a CDS encoding nucleotidyltransferase family protein, translated to MPTPVSTKEQVIERIRSAEERIRALGVRRIALFGSFVRGDPGPDSDVDLLVQFDPERKSFDNFMALFDLMEDILQRRVELVTTEALSPFIGPHILHEAEDVLRAA
- a CDS encoding SDR family NAD(P)-dependent oxidoreductase; translated protein: MDLGLSGSVAVVGGASRGIGKAIAAALAAEGCAVALCARGAEELERAADEVGALNGGRVLPVALDLTEPDAAGELVGRAADAFGGVDVLVNNLGGNRRKPFEETTDRDWHELLELNLLAGLRLSRHAIPRMRERGGGSIVFIASLFGREAGGPGLSLYNASKSAVISAAKVMALELAAEGIRVNSVAPGSIRFPGGSWDRRVREDPEAMERFVARASRWAASGPRRRWRAWWPTWPPPAPA
- a CDS encoding molybdenum cofactor biosynthesis protein B, with product MSSEATDRHHALAAGRGPVPLAIVTVSDSRTPETDTNAEFLRERIRAAGHAVAGYRLIRDEPEQVAAALEEMASGGARVVLFNGGTGIFPRDTTYDVLARMLEKTLPGFGELFRMLSWEQVGAAAMLSRATAGTFRGRVVFSVPGSPAAVRLAWERLIEPELEHLAWELVR
- a CDS encoding PEP-CTERM sorting domain-containing protein, encoding MIPEPMTMALVGTGLAGIAAARRRRKNTGTEEETEK
- a CDS encoding TVP38/TMEM64 family protein; its protein translation is MTGLLRTAAEDGRALDAEEPDEPRGRWRRYLILGVFVAGIAAFFALGGHEWLRFETLREHRDELLAYARAHRAAALAGVFLAYVAIVALSVPGAAVASLAVGFLFGRWVGTLLIAAAATLGATLVFLAARHLFADAARRKLGPRAHRLMEGFERDAVSYLLFLRLVPVVPFWLANLVPAFTPVRTRTYVAATAVGILPGTFVFANLGESLGRIQSPDQLLSPQVLTALGLLGLLALLPVAVRKLRTPKPGDVP
- the arsS gene encoding arsenosugar biosynthesis radical SAM (seleno)protein ArsS (Some members of this family are selenoproteins.), with amino-acid sequence MTRVLPTLQKRRAALASARAQRGALARVPLARGFEEALEGAALFPLRATGIEILQVNVGRKCNQTCLHCHVDAGPDRTEMMPDAVMDRVLEIVEGTDVPVVDVTGGAPELHKRWRELVTRSRAAGKRVLDRCNLTITLLPNYAYLPEFFAEHGVEVVASLPHFRQRNTDAQRGDGVFEQSVEALRRLNAVGYGQEGTGLVLDLVTNPVGTFLPGSQASLERDWRQQLRRLYGIEFNRLYTITNMPISRFLEHLEETGKLEEYMERLVAAFNPAAAAGVMCRNTLSVAWDGTLYDCDFNQMLELPVHPTAPRTVFDFDLAALANREIVLGPHCYGCTAGAGSSCGGATA
- a CDS encoding DUF86 domain-containing protein; this translates as MYFGPREYLQHILAEADYLLKHSEGLAEEAFLADETLQRAFVRSIEVIGEATKSLPEDFRRQHPEVEWRAMAGMRDRLIHGYFGVDYSIVWGVVTTRIPALQREVERILRQVGGSVP
- a CDS encoding arsenosugar biosynthesis-associated peroxidase-like protein; the protein is MHTHYYDAQHLPRFGEIGRDAPELGEKFFAWYNAVFAEGALSEREKSLIALAVAHAVQCPYCIDAYSGDCLQKGADLEQMTEAVHVAAAIRGGASLVHGIQMRGHAEKLGM
- a CDS encoding long-chain fatty acid--CoA ligase, giving the protein MNVAHNLERSARLFPDAPALVFEGRALSYGEMEERTGRAAHALEALGVRPGDRVALFLPNVPEFAIAYLAAMKAGAVAVSVNALLTTEEVRYVLEDSGARVLFTAPELLDTVALLRGSVESLQHLVLCGDAVPGEATLDGLSAGRPAEYRAREMEPDDPAAILYTSGTTGKQKGATLSHGNVVSNYHATRHCVGSRPGDRHALFLPLFHCFGQNFILNAALASGGTVLLHRRFDPESTPAALRAGGMTHLYAVPTIYIYLLNAGAAPGDLPALRYCFSAAATLPVEVERRWEERFGLPVFEGYGLTETSPFAAYNHEFAHRPGSIGTPVESVEMRVEGPDGREMPDGEWGEICIRGPNVMLGYWNRPEESAQALRGGWFHSGDVGYRDADGFFYLVDRVKDMINAAGFKVWPREVEEVLYAHPAVRECAVVGLPDPVKGETVAAFVVLRLGEGWTETDAVAYCRERMAAYKVPREVRFVETIPKSATGKILKRVLREEGA
- a CDS encoding DUF1499 domain-containing protein encodes the protein MTTYQRHKPGHTDLAALAEERPLSRLAVAAFALALLAGLMVLLAGPGSRWGWWDFRTGFSLLRWGAYLGILAAVVCAVAVVRSWKMNGRWLAVAGLAIAIAAFAVPWSFRRSAAGAPPIHDITTDTRNPPAFVAVAPLRADAPNPVAYEGETVAEQQRRAYPDVQPLLLTAPPSVVFDDALAVARLMGWEIVAADKEQGRIEATAETRWFGFKDDVAIRVTTANGISRVDVRSLSRVGRGDAGANAARIRSYLKRLRDRRPAAVVQQG